One stretch of Girardinichthys multiradiatus isolate DD_20200921_A chromosome 2, DD_fGirMul_XY1, whole genome shotgun sequence DNA includes these proteins:
- the LOC124880201 gene encoding monocyte chemotactic protein 1B-like: MARLALSVIVLMMAVIALTEGLRGVGPKKCCFKFNDKPVSKEKVVGYIKTSQRCPNPAILLNTVAGRQLCVRTSATWVKELINYLETKNVLGTNSTM, encoded by the exons ATGGCTCGTCTTGCTCTGTCTGTGATTGTTCTGATGATGGCGGTCATCGCTCTCACTGAAG GTTTGCGTGGAGTTGGCCCAAAGAAGTGCTGCTTCAAATTCAATGACAAGCCTGTGTCAAAAGAAAAAGTTGTGGGCTACATCAAAACCAGTCAGCGTTGCCCCAACCCTGCCATCTT GCTGAATACAGTGGCAGGCCGTCAGCTGTGTGTCAGAACTTCAGCCACCTGGGTGAAGGAGCTCATCAACTACCTGGAGACCAAAAATGTTCTGGGCACAAACTCCACAATGTAA
- the LOC124859424 gene encoding monocyte chemotactic protein 1B-like, giving the protein MARLALSVIVLMMAVIALTEGLRGVGPKKCCFKFNDKPVSKEKVVGYIKTSQRCPNPAILLNTVAGRQLCVRTSATWVKELINYLETKNVLGTNSTM; this is encoded by the exons ATGGCTCGTCTTGCTCTGTCTGTGATTGTTCTGATGATGGCGGTCATCGCTCTCACTGAAG GTTTGCGAGGAGTTGGCCCAAAGAAGTGCTGCTTCAAATTCAATGACAAGCCTGTGTCAAAAGAAAAAGTTGTGGGCTACATCAAAACCAGTCAGCGTTGCCCCAACCCTGCCATCTT GCTGAATACAGTGGCAGGCCGTCAGCTGTGTGTCAGAACTTCAGCCACCTGGGTGAAGGAGCTTATCAACTACCTGGAGACCAAAAATGTTCTGGGCACAAACTCCACAATGTAA